From Oscillospiraceae bacterium:
GAACAAGCCGATAGCTAATTTTATAAAATCCTCCAAAAAAAGAAAGGGTGCAGTCCTTACGGATTGCACCCTTTCGCTATTTAAAATTAGTTTTTTGCTTTAATTGCTTCCAAAGCCTTAGCTACAATGTTTTCTGCTGTAAGTCCGAATTTTTCAAGAACAGCGGGAACCTTTCCGGATTTTCCGAAGCTGTCTTCAACTGCAACCATTCTAACAGGAACGGGAGCATTGTTTACAACAACAGAGGAAACAAGGCTTCCTAAACCGCCGAATCTGTTATGCTCCTCAGCAGTTACTATACAGCCTGTTTCTTTTGCAGCCTTTATAATAAGCTCTTCGTCAATAGGCTTAAGGCTTATCATATCTATAACTCTTGCGCTTATTCCTTGCTCGGCAAGCATTTCAGCAGCTTTAAGAGTAATCTGAACCATAAGACCTGTTGCAATTAAAGTAACGTCAGTACCCTCTCTGAGAACGTTGCCCTTTCCTATTTCAAGCTTAAGGTCAGCGGGATAAATGCTTTCAACGGCAAGACGTCCCAAACGAAGATAAACAGGACCGTCGTGAAGAATAGCGGCTTCAACAGCAGCTCTTGTAGAGCCTGCATCACAGGGACAAAGTACAGTCATTCCGGGGATAGTAGTCATAAGTCCGATATCCTCGTTGCACTGATGGGTAGCACCGTCCTCACCAACTGAAAGACCTGCGTGGGTAGCGCCTATTTTAACGTTAAGATGAGTATAACCAATACCGTTTCTTATCTGCTCGTAAGCTCTTCCTGCCGCAAACATAGCAAAGGAGGAGGCAAAAACCGTTTTGCCTGTAGTTGCAATACCTGCTGCAACGTCCATCATATTGCCCTCTGCAATACCGCAGTTAATATGTCTTTCGGGGAAAGCCTTTTTAAAGGTATCTGTTTTTGTGGATTTTGTAAGGTCGGCATCTAAAACAACGATGTCATATTTTGCGCCGAATTCCTTAAGAGCCTCACCGTAAGCCTCTCTTGTAGCCTTCTTATCTGCCATTATCTTGCACCTCCCAAAGCTTCAAGCTGAGCATTTAATTCGCTTACAGCCTGCTGATACTGTTCTTCATTGGTAGCGTTTCCGTGCCATGCATAGTTGTTTTCCATAAAGGAAACGCCCTTACCCTTAACTGTGTTTGCAATAATTATTGTAGGCTTGCCTTTAACTGTTTTTGCTTCGTTGTAAGCAGCCTCAATCTGATTGAAATCGTGACCGTCAATAACAATAACGTGCCAGCCGAAAGCCTTGAACTTTTCATCAACGGGATAGGGGGACATAACGCTTTTGATTTCGCCGTCAATCTGAAGACCGTTCAAGTCAAGAACTGCACAGAGATTGTCAAGCTTATAGTGAGCCGCAAACATAGCAGCCTCCCATACCTGACCCTCTTGAATTTCACCGTCGCCCATAGCGGCATATACACGGTAGTCCTTATTGAAAATTTTGGCTGATTTAGCCATACCGCAAGCAGCGGAAATTCCCTGTCCCAAAGAGCCGGAGGACATATCTATACCGGGAATGTTCTTCATATCGGGATGTCCCTGAAGCATACTGTTGATATTTCTGAAATTGCTGATTTCTTCAACGGGGAAAAATCCTCTTAACGCAAGAGCAGAATAAATAACAGGGGAAGCGTGGCCTTTAGAAAGCACGAAACGGTCTCTGTTTTCATCCTTAGGATTTTTGGGATCAATGTTCATCTCCACGTTATAAAGGTAAGTCAGAATATCTGCTAACGAAAGAGAACCGCCGGGATGTCCTGAGCTTGCGCTGTGTACTGCTTTCAGTATGAGCAATCTTGTTTTTGCGGCAATTACCGAAAGCTC
This genomic window contains:
- a CDS encoding transketolase; the encoded protein is MEKAKLNELSVIAAKTRLLILKAVHSASSGHPGGSLSLADILTYLYNVEMNIDPKNPKDENRDRFVLSKGHASPVIYSALALRGFFPVEEISNFRNINSMLQGHPDMKNIPGIDMSSGSLGQGISAACGMAKSAKIFNKDYRVYAAMGDGEIQEGQVWEAAMFAAHYKLDNLCAVLDLNGLQIDGEIKSVMSPYPVDEKFKAFGWHVIVIDGHDFNQIEAAYNEAKTVKGKPTIIIANTVKGKGVSFMENNYAWHGNATNEEQYQQAVSELNAQLEALGGAR
- a CDS encoding transketolase family protein — encoded protein: MADKKATREAYGEALKEFGAKYDIVVLDADLTKSTKTDTFKKAFPERHINCGIAEGNMMDVAAGIATTGKTVFASSFAMFAAGRAYEQIRNGIGYTHLNVKIGATHAGLSVGEDGATHQCNEDIGLMTTIPGMTVLCPCDAGSTRAAVEAAILHDGPVYLRLGRLAVESIYPADLKLEIGKGNVLREGTDVTLIATGLMVQITLKAAEMLAEQGISARVIDMISLKPIDEELIIKAAKETGCIVTAEEHNRFGGLGSLVSSVVVNNAPVPVRMVAVEDSFGKSGKVPAVLEKFGLTAENIVAKALEAIKAKN